Proteins encoded within one genomic window of Psilocybe cubensis strain MGC-MH-2018 chromosome 2, whole genome shotgun sequence:
- a CDS encoding cAMP-dependent protein kinase type 2: protein MYDHRGSISTERTSASMDYSEEAVENKRVRRTPTRPKGTYRLADFIIQRTLGTGSFGRVHLVRSKHNLRFYAIKVLNKERIVRMKQVEHTNNEQQMLASVQHPFIINLWGVFQDSGNLYMVMDFVPGGELFTLLRRSNRFPDPVAKFYAAEVALALNHLHDEDIVYRDLKPENILLNGDGHIKIADFGFAKSCETTTWTLCGTPDYLAPEIILQQRYNKSVDWYALGVLIYEMLSGLPPYHQTETNHMLLYERITRGPTHIKFPTAFNDNATDIIMKLMESDASKRYGNLHHGAGDVFAHPWFREVDWNRLAAREITAPYLPRINGDGDASAFDNYPEDNAAALYGLPGPDPHGSQFPDFEYTAPSL, encoded by the exons ATGTATGACCATAGGggatcaatatcaacagaaCGAACGTCAGCGAGCATGGACTACTCAGAAGAGGCCGTGGAAAACAAAAGAGTGCGGAGAACGCCAACGCGTCCGAAGGGGACTTATCGTCTTGCCGACTTTATCATTCAGCGCACGTTGGGGACGGGGAGTTTCGGGAGAGTGCATTTAG TTCGCAGTAAACATAATCTACGGTTCTATGCCATCAAAGTCCTGAATAAAGAGCGAATAGTGAGAATGAAGCAGGTTGAGCACACAAACAACGAGCAGCAGATGTTGGCATCGGTGCAGCACCCGTTTATCATCAATCTTTGGGGCGTCTTTCAGGATTCTGGAAACTTATACATGGTTATGGACTTCGTTCCCGGCGGCGAGCTGTTCACTCTTTTGAGACGATCGAAT CGCTTTCCAGATCCTGTTGCAAAATTCTACGCCGCTGAGGTAGCCCTAGCGCTGAATCACCTGCATGACGAAGACATAGTATATCGTGATCTCAAACCTGAAAATATTCTCCTCAACGGAGACGGTCATATCAAAATTGCTGATTTCGGCTTTGCGAAATCTTGCGAAACGACGACGTGGACGTTGTGCGGCACCCCGGATTATCTGGCACCCGAA ATCATCCTGCAGCAGCGGTACAACAAAAGTGTGGATTGGTATGCTCTTGGGGTTCTCATCTACGAAATGCTGTCAGGTCTACCTCCATATCATCAAACGGAGACCAACCACATGTTGCTTTACGAACGGATCACGCGTGGGCCAACCCACATCAAGTTCCCAACGGCATTTAACGATAATGCGACGGACATCATCATGAAGTTGATGGAGAGTGACGCTTCAAAACGGTACGGGAACTTGCATCATGGAGCAGGCGATGTGTTCGCGCATCCGTGGTTTAGAGAGGTCGACTGGAATAGATTAGCTGCGAGAGAGATCACGGCCCCATACCTACCTAGAATAAACGGCGATGGGGATGCCAGCGC
- a CDS encoding Ribosomal lysine N-methyltransferase 3, with protein sequence MPEKVDLPMFWGLDANSQDSMDALDWLTGTEAGKLLQAKNDDNLTKLEEIDKFYYNTAESLLLLHLQESKPTLMGFHHAFSLVSSRAFLVDAYHGLSMVPIADVFNHGADNQVHLESDYNVCPECGSLQECPHDKDDLTDVEHKLASSENQEDNLDTSLLMVTNAGIPPDTEVFNTYGETLSNSQLLNQYGFMLETNDNMRLSWTMYNVVQELYTDLFLIERLPTTERRNIVTYMFQVLTALEVEEVEKLLSTQSDLVYYEDTKEEHFFVKYEGLSHPLWALLFVLSLIRYRQSNKNFDVDPAALALDVLKLQTTLEALEGDDEGQIYENDPVFNKSGKADKAAVELLRGMSNLSVALCDHRGRNSGKPGSFDYDLFKLLDELPKGNTRTRLAVSLVITERSILKNCQAGWQSMAKRISSTLPGLS encoded by the exons ATGCCTGAGAAGGTCGACCTTCCTATGTTTTGGGGATTAGATGCGAACTCTCAGGATTCAATGGACGCGCTGGACTGGCTGACTGGAACGGAAGCTGGTAAATTGCTTCAAGCTAAGAACGACGATAACTTGACAAAACTA GAAGAAATTGACAAGTTCTATTATAATACAGCCGAATCCCTCCTTTTGCTTCATCTCCAGGAATCTAAGCCAACGCTGATGGGGTTTCATCACGCGTTCTCTTTGGTTTCGTCTCGTGCTTTTCTTGTGGATGCGTATCATGGTTTGTCAATGGTACCGATTGCCGATGT TTTCAACCACGGCGCTGATAATCAAGTACATCTTGAG AGCGATTATAATGTGTGTCCGGAATGCGGCTCCTTGCAAGAATGTCCCCACGATAAAGACGATCTCACGGATGTCGAACACAAACTTGCAAGCTCGGAGAACCAGGAAGACAACCTGGATACAAGCCTCTTGATGGTCACCAATGCCGGTATACCACCAGATACAGAAGTCTTCAATACATACGGAGAAACTCTTTCAAATTCTCAACTCCTAAACCAGTATGGTTTTATGCTAGAGACCAACGACAACATGCGTCTGTCTTGGACAATGTATAATGTAGTCCAAGAACTTTACACCGACCTATTCCTTATCGAACGGCTACCGACAACAGAGAGGCGAAATATTGTGACATATATGTTTCAGGTTCTAACTGCATTAGAAGTAGAAGAGGTGGAGAAGCTTCTTTCTACTCAATCCGACCTTGTTTACTATGAAGACACCAAAGAGGAGCACTTTTTCGTCAAATACGAAGGGTTATCACATCCACTGTGGGCGCTTCTTTTTGTGTTATCCCTCATACGATATCGACAGAGCAACAAAAACTTTGATGTGGACCCCGCCGCATTAGCTCTGGATGTTTTGAAGCTACAAACCACATTAGAGGCTTTAGAGGGTGACGATGAAGGTCAGATTTATGAAAATGATCCTGTTTTCAACAAATCCGGGAAAGCCGACAAAGCAGCAGTCGAACTTTTGAGAGGGATGAGTAATTTGAGTGTCGCTCTTTGCGATCACCGAGGACGGAACAGCGGAAAGCCTGGTTCTTTTGACTATGATCTTTTCAAGCTGCTAGAC GAACTACCGAAAGGCAACACACGGACGCGTCTGGCAGTCTCTCTGGTGATCACCGAGAGATCCATCCTGAAGAATTGTCAAGCGGGGTGGCAATCCATGGCTAAACGCATCTCCTCGACACTGCCTGGTCTCAGTTGA